A stretch of Kaistella flava (ex Peng et al. 2021) DNA encodes these proteins:
- a CDS encoding NADP-dependent oxidoreductase, which translates to MNKTITLNSRPVGKPQLSDFKFVEEEMPVLKEGEVILKTKFVSVDPYLRGRMSDAKSYVPPFELQKVISSGVVAEVTESQNEKFKVGDFVSGMLNWKEFQTSTGENLLKIDDQIAPLSNYLGVLGMTGLTAYFGLTEIGKPQKGETLVVSGAAGAVGSIVGQIGKILGCRVIGIAGTDEKVEMLKSKFGFDEAINYKTTSDMTTAIAEVCPDGVDVYFDNVGGTISDSVHANINRLGRIIVCGAISAYNDTSVPQGPRVEHFLIRKSALMQGFIVGNYAEKFPEGMKHLSQWLSEGKLTYSETIVEGFENIPQAFIDLFEGKNKGKMIVKI; encoded by the coding sequence ATGAATAAAACAATCACACTAAACAGTCGTCCAGTTGGGAAACCTCAACTTTCAGATTTTAAATTTGTTGAGGAAGAAATGCCTGTCCTAAAAGAGGGTGAAGTTATTTTAAAAACAAAATTCGTGTCCGTAGATCCGTATTTAAGAGGAAGAATGAGTGATGCAAAATCGTACGTACCGCCTTTTGAACTACAAAAAGTAATAAGTTCCGGAGTTGTTGCAGAAGTGACAGAATCTCAAAATGAAAAATTCAAAGTTGGAGATTTTGTTTCAGGAATGTTGAACTGGAAAGAATTTCAAACTTCAACTGGAGAAAACCTTTTAAAAATAGATGATCAAATAGCGCCACTTTCTAACTATCTCGGTGTTTTGGGAATGACCGGATTAACCGCTTATTTCGGACTGACAGAAATTGGAAAGCCGCAAAAAGGAGAAACCCTTGTTGTTTCCGGAGCCGCCGGAGCAGTCGGAAGCATCGTTGGTCAAATCGGAAAAATATTAGGTTGTCGCGTTATCGGAATCGCTGGAACGGATGAAAAAGTAGAAATGCTGAAATCAAAATTCGGTTTTGATGAAGCCATCAATTATAAAACAACGAGTGACATGACCACAGCCATTGCAGAAGTTTGTCCCGATGGAGTCGATGTTTATTTTGACAATGTTGGTGGAACCATTTCCGACAGTGTTCATGCGAACATCAACAGATTAGGAAGAATTATCGTGTGTGGAGCAATTTCCGCTTATAATGATACTTCAGTTCCGCAAGGACCAAGAGTTGAACATTTTTTAATTCGAAAAAGTGCTTTGATGCAAGGTTTCATCGTAGGGAATTATGCAGAGAAGTTTCCGGAAGGAATGAAGCATTTATCGCAATGGCTATCCGAAGGAAAACTCACTTATTCAGAAACCATCGTGGAAGGTTTTGAAAATATTCCACAAGCTTTTATCGACCTTTTCGAAGGTAAGAATAAAGGAAAAATGATCGTAAAAATATAA
- a CDS encoding TetR/AcrR family transcriptional regulator, with protein sequence MAKKEKISDKKSALLNATLTLVNNHGFHNAPMSKIAKLAGVSPATIYLYFEHKQDLINTLYLEVKESFSACAFEGYHEEMSVKTGFELIWFNIANYKLNQIKEANFLSQCDNSPMIDEAIRIEGLKNLQPLLDLWERGKKEGIIKPISDYILYSFTVYPLSFLLEMQEREIFTLDEKVKNETFQLAWDAIRV encoded by the coding sequence ATGGCTAAAAAAGAAAAAATATCAGACAAAAAAAGTGCGTTACTGAATGCTACACTTACTTTGGTGAATAACCACGGGTTTCATAATGCGCCAATGTCTAAGATTGCAAAACTGGCAGGCGTTTCACCGGCTACGATTTATCTGTATTTCGAACATAAACAGGATTTGATTAATACCCTTTATTTAGAAGTGAAGGAATCATTTAGTGCCTGCGCTTTTGAAGGGTATCATGAAGAGATGTCTGTGAAAACTGGTTTTGAACTTATTTGGTTTAATATCGCCAACTATAAATTAAATCAAATCAAAGAAGCTAATTTTTTATCTCAATGTGATAACAGTCCGATGATTGATGAAGCGATTAGAATTGAAGGTTTAAAGAATCTGCAACCATTACTCGATTTATGGGAAAGAGGAAAAAAAGAGGGAATTATAAAACCGATTTCGGACTATATTTTGTATTCATTTACTGTTTATCCTTTGTCTTTTTTACTGGAAATGCAGGAAAGAGAAATCTTCACTTTAGATGAAAAAGTAAAAAACGAAACTTTTCAGTTGGCTTGGGATGCAATTAGAGTTTAA
- the uraH gene encoding hydroxyisourate hydrolase — translation MKSRNFLIVLMLAFASFSFGQEAKFQLSSHILDITKGEPAPGVKISLSKQDKAGKWIAVDEKITDQNGRITDFLKVTKGVDNQGIYKLTYFVEPYFKKLNQNSFYPFIEVVFEIKGESHFHVPITLSAYGYSTYRGN, via the coding sequence ATGAAATCAAGAAATTTTTTAATCGTACTCATGCTTGCCTTTGCAAGTTTCAGCTTTGGACAAGAAGCAAAGTTCCAATTATCCAGTCACATCTTAGATATTACGAAAGGTGAACCGGCTCCAGGGGTAAAAATTAGTTTATCAAAACAGGATAAAGCAGGAAAGTGGATCGCTGTTGATGAAAAAATCACAGACCAAAACGGTCGTATTACCGATTTTTTAAAGGTAACAAAAGGCGTCGATAATCAAGGTATTTATAAGTTGACCTATTTTGTGGAACCTTATTTTAAAAAGTTAAACCAAAATTCTTTTTACCCTTTCATAGAGGTTGTATTTGAAATCAAAGGAGAAAGTCATTTCCACGTTCCGATTACGTTATCTGCTTACGGATATTCCACGTATAGAGGTAATTAA
- a CDS encoding GlcG/HbpS family heme-binding protein: MSCMASAQYVQKENSLNQAGALKLAEQAGIEAQKLDKKVSVAVLNSSGVTLLLLKADNVGPHNTEASRRKAYTSLSTKTPSLDLMKNAANSESAKNLNTLPELLLLGGGAPVWKDGELIGSLGVSGGGSGENDNNIAMKAIENLGFKTNK; this comes from the coding sequence ATGTCTTGCATGGCATCAGCTCAATATGTGCAAAAAGAAAACAGTCTGAATCAGGCAGGCGCATTGAAGTTAGCAGAACAGGCCGGAATTGAAGCTCAAAAATTAGATAAAAAAGTATCGGTTGCTGTACTCAATTCCTCCGGCGTTACCTTGTTATTATTAAAAGCTGATAACGTTGGACCGCACAATACAGAAGCGTCCAGACGAAAAGCGTACACGTCATTATCAACAAAGACTCCAAGTTTAGACTTGATGAAAAATGCAGCCAATAGCGAAAGTGCTAAAAACTTAAACACGCTTCCGGAATTACTTTTATTAGGAGGTGGCGCACCAGTTTGGAAAGATGGCGAACTCATAGGAAGTTTGGGTGTTTCCGGCGGTGGAAGCGGAGAAAATGATAATAATATCGCGATGAAGGCAATAGAAAACTTAGGATTTAAAACCAATAAATAA
- a CDS encoding Crp/Fnr family transcriptional regulator, with translation MGAYPSFEKNILKYVDLSQDELARFISCYQIETVEKNRIILKEGEVCEFESYVLEGCFKVFYQDENLKEHILYFAIEDWWVLDIGSFVSGKVSRLNIQALEDSVILTIDRAKKEQLYIDIPKVEKLFRIMNQKSLSSMHLRMISMLHKTAERRYLDFTERYPTLNQRIAQHQIAAYLGISHEFLSKVKKRLLRNK, from the coding sequence AAGAATATCCTAAAATACGTTGATTTATCACAGGATGAATTAGCCAGGTTCATCTCTTGTTATCAAATTGAAACCGTAGAAAAGAACAGGATTATTCTAAAGGAAGGCGAAGTGTGCGAATTTGAAAGCTATGTGCTGGAAGGTTGTTTTAAAGTTTTCTATCAGGACGAAAATCTCAAAGAACATATTCTCTATTTTGCCATCGAAGATTGGTGGGTTTTAGATATCGGTAGTTTTGTGTCTGGCAAAGTCTCAAGATTAAATATTCAGGCATTAGAAGATTCTGTTATTTTAACGATTGACCGCGCGAAAAAAGAGCAGTTGTATATCGATATTCCGAAAGTGGAAAAGCTCTTCCGGATCATGAATCAAAAGTCTTTATCATCGATGCATTTAAGAATGATCAGTATGCTTCACAAAACTGCAGAGCGAAGATATTTAGATTTTACAGAAAGATATCCGACCCTTAATCAAAGAATTGCCCAGCATCAAATCGCCGCCTATTTAGGAATCTCCCACGAATTCTTAAGTAAAGTGAAAAAAAGACTTCTGCGAAATAAATAG